One Rosa chinensis cultivar Old Blush chromosome 3, RchiOBHm-V2, whole genome shotgun sequence DNA window includes the following coding sequences:
- the LOC112192053 gene encoding protein phosphatase 2C 57: protein MDNQVMHNTDGFDKWKGLMLKKGVEEGRWTEKFVSRVQFSGNLVTASPDVYQASLGADSEFLVLASDGLWDYINSSDAVSFVTNQLRQHGDVQLACYALAEAALATTN from the exons ATGGATAATCAAGTTATGCACAATACTGACGGTTTTGATAAATGGAAAGGATTGATGCTGAAGAAAGGAGTTGAAGAAGGAAGATGGACGGAGAAATTTGTTTCTCG TGTTCAATTCAGTGGAAACCTTGTTACTGCATCTCCAGACGTTTATCAAGCAAGTCTAGGGGCAGACTCAGAATTTCTAGTGTTAGCATCTGATGGTTTATGGGATTACATAAACAG TTCAGATGCAGTTTCTTTTGTAACGAATCAGCTTCGACAACATGGAGATGTCCAG CTAGCTTGTTATGCGCTTGCTGAAGCTGCTCTGGCAACAACTAATTGA
- the LOC112192052 gene encoding protein BONZAI 3 isoform X2 produces the protein MEWLDKIIIQQLSLSATNLLDRDIMSKSDPMVVVYVKKGDGKLEELGRTEVILNSLKPVWIEKITVSYQFEIVQSLIFHVYDVDTKYHNINVKTLKLEDQEFLGEGSCVLSEIVTKQSRSLTLNLHNRSGRGLGTLTVHAEETMASKSVVEIKFRCSQLENKDLFSKSDPFLRVSRIVESGGSVPICKTEVVDNNLNPIWKPLSLSMQQFGSKDNPLVIECFDFNSNGNHVLIGKLQKSVADLERLYKERSGVNFVIPSSHGHEKVSKGQLFVDQFNEKQQFSFLDYISSGFELNFMVAVDFTASNGNPQQHDSLHYIDPYGRLNSYQQAVTEVGEVIQFYDTDKRFPAWGFGGRTAGGPVSHCFNLDGTATGFEVEGVQGIMTAYAGALHNVSLSGPTLFGPVVNRAAEIAGNSLFHNNNKYYVLLIITDGILTDLQETTDALVRASDLPLSVLIVGVGSAEFKQMEILDADNGQRLSSSTGRVATRDIVQFVPMREVQSGRISAVQSLLEELPGQFLSYMRCRDVMPLTVHAAQSSAPQL, from the exons atggagtggctggacaagatcatcatacaacaG TTATCGCTGTCAGCAACTAACTTGCTTGATCGTGACATTATGTCAAAG AGTGATCCTATGGTTGTGGTTTATGTGAAGAAAGGAGATGGTAAGCTAGAGGAACTAGGAAGAACTGAAGTAATACTGAATAGTTTGAAACCAGTGTGGATTGAGAAAATCACAGTCTCATATCAGTTCGAGATTGTGCAGTCATTGAT ATTTCATGTCTATGATGTCGATACAAAATATCACAACATAAATGTAAAG ACACTGAAGTTGGAGGATCAAGAATTTCTTGGGGAAGGCAGTTGCGTTCTTTCAGAG ATAGTGACCAAACAAAGTCGAAGTTTAACCTTAAATCTGCATAACAGAAGTGGGCGTGGCTTAGGAACACTCACAGTCCATGCTGAAGAAACTATGGCTTCGAAGAGTGTTGTTGAGATAAAATTCCGTTGTTCCCAATTAGAAAACAAAGACCTCTTCTCTAAAAGT GATCCTTTCTTAAGAGTATCTAGAATTGTTGAGAGTGGAGGTTCTGTTCCAATTTGCAAGACTGAAGTAGTGGATAACAATTTAAATCCAATTTGGAAACCACTATCCCTCAGTATGCAGCAGTTTGGAAGCAAG GATAATCCATTAGTCATCGAATGCTTTGATTTCAACAGCAATGGCAATCATGTTCTTATTGG GAAACTTCAAAAATCAGTGGCAGACCTGGAGAGATTATACAAAGAAAGAAGTGGGGTGAATTTCGTCATTCCATCTTCTCATGGTCATGAAAAG GTTTCAAAGGGTCAGTTGTTTGTGGATCAATTTAATGAGAAGCAACAGTTCAGCTTTCTCGATTATATATCCAGTGGATTTGAACTTAACTTCATGGTTGCCGTTGACTTTACGG CTTCAAATGGAAATCCTCAACAACATGATTCGTTGCACTACATTGATCCGTATGGCAGATTAAATTCTTACCAGCAG GCAGTAACAGAAGTTGGGGAAGTCATTCAGTTTTATGATACTGACAAACGCTTTCCTGCTTGGGGCTTTGGAGGAAGGACAGCTGGAGGACCTGTATCGCACTGTTTTAACTTGGATGGAACTGCAACTGGCTTTGAG gTTGAAGGGGTTCAAGGCATAATGACTGCGTATGCCGGTGCCCTACACAATGTTTCTCTATCAGGACCCACTTTGTTTGGCCCAGTGGTTAATAGGGCTGCAGAGATTGCTGGCAATTCTCTATTCCACAACAACAATAAGTACTATGTGCTACTGATCATTACG GATGGGATACTTACAGACCTGCAGGAAACAACAGATGCTTTGGTGAGGGCATCTGATCTTCCCCTCTCAGTTCTTATAGTTGGAGTGGGAAGTGCGGAATTCAAACAAATGGAG ATTCTCGATGCTGACAATGGACAGCGATTATCAAGTTCAACAGGCCGTGTGGCTACCAGAGACATTGTACAATTTGTTCCTATGAGAGAAGTGCAGA GTGGGCGCATTTCTGCTGTTCAATCGCTTCTCGAAGAGCTGCCTGGACAGTTCTTGAGTTACATGCGCTGCAGAGACGTCATGCCTCTCACTGTCCATGCAGCCCAATCATCTGCTCCACAACTTTAG
- the LOC112193939 gene encoding uncharacterized protein LOC112193939, with protein sequence MARDNVPPSRSNPSKSDNSKSNVSNPFFTHHSDHPGLVLVSKPLNGDNYTGWQRAMTLALNSKNKLGFVNGSIKAPSAESNPKGYATWSRCNDMVHSWIVNTVSSEIADSIIYYPTAHEVWEDLCERFSQGIAPRIFEIQLDIASLKQEQQSISAYYYTKLKSLWDELASYSEAPQGTQADQQKLM encoded by the coding sequence ATGGCTCGTGATAATGTCCCACCATCACGATCCAATCCCAGCAAATCAGATAATTCAAAATCTAATGTCTCAAATCCATTCTTCACTCATCATTCAGACCACCCTGGATTGGTCCTAGTTTCCAAGCCTTTGAATGGAGACAACTACACAGGTTGGCAGAGGGCTATGACATTGGCTCTCAATTCTAAAAACAAGCTCGGGTTTGTGAATGGTTCCATCAAAGCTCCATCAGCCGAATCTAACCCAAAAGGATATGCGACTTGGTCAAGATGCAACGACATGGTCCATTCATGGATTGTTAACACAGTAAGTTCTGAAATTGCTGACAGTATCATCTACTATCCTACAGCCCATGAAGTATGGGAAGATTTATGTGAGCGTTTTTCACAAGGCATTGCACCTCGCATATTTGAAATTCAGCTAGATATCGCTTCACTCAAGCAAGAACAACAATCAATTTCAGCATATTATTacacgaaattgaaaagtttatggGATGAATTGGCGTCTTATTCAGAAGCACCACAAGGAACACAAGCAGATCAACAAAAGCTCATGTAA
- the LOC112192052 gene encoding protein BONZAI 3 isoform X1 — MGGCFSDVKGGKQAVGGAHQQQRPINKDADSNDAVELFNRSRGTPLELSLSATNLLDRDIMSKSDPMVVVYVKKGDGKLEELGRTEVILNSLKPVWIEKITVSYQFEIVQSLIFHVYDVDTKYHNINVKTLKLEDQEFLGEGSCVLSEIVTKQSRSLTLNLHNRSGRGLGTLTVHAEETMASKSVVEIKFRCSQLENKDLFSKSDPFLRVSRIVESGGSVPICKTEVVDNNLNPIWKPLSLSMQQFGSKDNPLVIECFDFNSNGNHVLIGKLQKSVADLERLYKERSGVNFVIPSSHGHEKVSKGQLFVDQFNEKQQFSFLDYISSGFELNFMVAVDFTASNGNPQQHDSLHYIDPYGRLNSYQQAVTEVGEVIQFYDTDKRFPAWGFGGRTAGGPVSHCFNLDGTATGFEVEGVQGIMTAYAGALHNVSLSGPTLFGPVVNRAAEIAGNSLFHNNNKYYVLLIITDGILTDLQETTDALVRASDLPLSVLIVGVGSAEFKQMEILDADNGQRLSSSTGRVATRDIVQFVPMREVQSGRISAVQSLLEELPGQFLSYMRCRDVMPLTVHAAQSSAPQL, encoded by the exons ATGGGAGGGTGTTTTTCCGACGTGAAAGGTGGCAAGCAGGCAGTGGGAGGGGCCCATCAACAACAGAGGCCGATCAACAAGGACGCTGACTCAAACGACGCCGTTGAGCTCTTTAACCGCTCTCGTGGGACTCCGCTCGAG TTATCGCTGTCAGCAACTAACTTGCTTGATCGTGACATTATGTCAAAG AGTGATCCTATGGTTGTGGTTTATGTGAAGAAAGGAGATGGTAAGCTAGAGGAACTAGGAAGAACTGAAGTAATACTGAATAGTTTGAAACCAGTGTGGATTGAGAAAATCACAGTCTCATATCAGTTCGAGATTGTGCAGTCATTGAT ATTTCATGTCTATGATGTCGATACAAAATATCACAACATAAATGTAAAG ACACTGAAGTTGGAGGATCAAGAATTTCTTGGGGAAGGCAGTTGCGTTCTTTCAGAG ATAGTGACCAAACAAAGTCGAAGTTTAACCTTAAATCTGCATAACAGAAGTGGGCGTGGCTTAGGAACACTCACAGTCCATGCTGAAGAAACTATGGCTTCGAAGAGTGTTGTTGAGATAAAATTCCGTTGTTCCCAATTAGAAAACAAAGACCTCTTCTCTAAAAGT GATCCTTTCTTAAGAGTATCTAGAATTGTTGAGAGTGGAGGTTCTGTTCCAATTTGCAAGACTGAAGTAGTGGATAACAATTTAAATCCAATTTGGAAACCACTATCCCTCAGTATGCAGCAGTTTGGAAGCAAG GATAATCCATTAGTCATCGAATGCTTTGATTTCAACAGCAATGGCAATCATGTTCTTATTGG GAAACTTCAAAAATCAGTGGCAGACCTGGAGAGATTATACAAAGAAAGAAGTGGGGTGAATTTCGTCATTCCATCTTCTCATGGTCATGAAAAG GTTTCAAAGGGTCAGTTGTTTGTGGATCAATTTAATGAGAAGCAACAGTTCAGCTTTCTCGATTATATATCCAGTGGATTTGAACTTAACTTCATGGTTGCCGTTGACTTTACGG CTTCAAATGGAAATCCTCAACAACATGATTCGTTGCACTACATTGATCCGTATGGCAGATTAAATTCTTACCAGCAG GCAGTAACAGAAGTTGGGGAAGTCATTCAGTTTTATGATACTGACAAACGCTTTCCTGCTTGGGGCTTTGGAGGAAGGACAGCTGGAGGACCTGTATCGCACTGTTTTAACTTGGATGGAACTGCAACTGGCTTTGAG gTTGAAGGGGTTCAAGGCATAATGACTGCGTATGCCGGTGCCCTACACAATGTTTCTCTATCAGGACCCACTTTGTTTGGCCCAGTGGTTAATAGGGCTGCAGAGATTGCTGGCAATTCTCTATTCCACAACAACAATAAGTACTATGTGCTACTGATCATTACG GATGGGATACTTACAGACCTGCAGGAAACAACAGATGCTTTGGTGAGGGCATCTGATCTTCCCCTCTCAGTTCTTATAGTTGGAGTGGGAAGTGCGGAATTCAAACAAATGGAG ATTCTCGATGCTGACAATGGACAGCGATTATCAAGTTCAACAGGCCGTGTGGCTACCAGAGACATTGTACAATTTGTTCCTATGAGAGAAGTGCAGA GTGGGCGCATTTCTGCTGTTCAATCGCTTCTCGAAGAGCTGCCTGGACAGTTCTTGAGTTACATGCGCTGCAGAGACGTCATGCCTCTCACTGTCCATGCAGCCCAATCATCTGCTCCACAACTTTAG